A region from the Dinoroseobacter shibae DFL 12 = DSM 16493 genome encodes:
- a CDS encoding aminodeoxychorismate/anthranilate synthase component II, protein MLLLIDNYDSFTYNLVHYLGELGAPVEVYRNDALDVQAAMALNPQAILLSPGPCDPDQAGICLALTEAAAETRTPLIGVCLGHQTIGQAFGGKVQRHSEIVHGKLGAMHHGGTGLFAGLPSPLMGTRYHSLVVDRDTLPDCLEVTAWLEDGTIMGLQHRELPIHGVQFHPESIKSEHGHKMLQNFLDTVPGLAPGRAEMPA, encoded by the coding sequence ATGCTGCTGCTGATCGATAACTACGACAGTTTCACCTATAACCTGGTGCATTACCTGGGCGAGCTCGGCGCGCCGGTGGAGGTGTATCGCAACGACGCGCTCGACGTGCAGGCGGCCATGGCGTTGAACCCGCAGGCGATCTTGCTGAGCCCCGGTCCCTGCGATCCGGACCAGGCGGGCATCTGTCTCGCGCTGACCGAGGCCGCCGCCGAGACCCGGACCCCCCTGATCGGCGTGTGCCTCGGGCACCAGACCATCGGACAGGCGTTCGGCGGCAAGGTGCAGCGGCATTCGGAGATCGTCCATGGCAAGCTCGGCGCGATGCATCACGGGGGCACGGGGCTCTTTGCCGGCCTGCCCTCGCCGCTGATGGGCACACGCTACCATTCGCTGGTGGTGGACCGTGACACCCTGCCCGACTGCCTGGAGGTCACCGCCTGGCTGGAGGACGGCACGATCATGGGGCTGCAGCACCGGGAGTTGCCGATCCACGGGGTGCAGTTCCACCCCGAGAGCATCAAGTCCGAACACGGGCACAAGATGTTGCAGAACTTCCTCGACACGGTGCCGGGGTTGGCCCCGGGGCGCGCAGAGATGCCCGCATGA
- the trpC gene encoding indole-3-glycerol phosphate synthase TrpC, whose product MTDTILDRIKAYKLEEVAARKAARPLAEVEAAARQASPVRPFAGALRAAAQNGYALIAEVKKASPSKGLIRADFDPPAIARAYAAGGAACLSVLTDAPSFQGHEDYLVAARAACALPVLRKDFMYDPYQVPEARAMGADCILIIMASVSDAQAVELEDAATSWGMDALIEVHDGDELDRALRLNSPLMGINNRNLKTFETTLDTTRTLAPRIPGDRMIVAESGLSGPTELADLAGYGARTFLIGESLMRQADVAEATRALLANPVPVEGAA is encoded by the coding sequence ATGACCGACACCATTCTCGACCGGATCAAGGCCTACAAGCTGGAGGAAGTGGCCGCGCGCAAGGCCGCCCGCCCCCTGGCGGAGGTCGAGGCGGCCGCGCGCCAAGCCTCCCCCGTCCGGCCCTTCGCGGGCGCGCTGCGGGCGGCGGCCCAGAACGGTTATGCCCTGATCGCGGAGGTCAAGAAGGCGAGCCCCTCCAAGGGTCTGATCCGCGCCGATTTCGACCCGCCCGCGATTGCCCGCGCTTACGCGGCCGGGGGCGCGGCCTGCCTGTCGGTGCTGACCGATGCGCCGAGCTTCCAGGGGCATGAGGACTACCTCGTGGCGGCGCGCGCGGCCTGCGCCCTGCCCGTCCTGCGCAAGGATTTCATGTATGACCCCTACCAGGTGCCCGAGGCCCGGGCGATGGGCGCGGACTGCATCCTGATCATCATGGCCAGCGTGTCGGACGCCCAGGCCGTCGAGTTGGAGGATGCCGCGACAAGCTGGGGCATGGATGCACTGATCGAGGTGCATGACGGCGACGAACTGGACCGCGCCCTGCGGCTGAACTCGCCCCTGATGGGGATCAACAACCGCAACCTCAAGACGTTCGAGACGACCTTGGACACCACCCGCACCCTGGCGCCGCGTATCCCCGGCGACCGGATGATCGTGGCGGAATCGGGCCTGAGCGGGCCGACGGAGCTTGCCGATCTCGCGGGCTACGGCGCGCGCACCTTCCTCATTGGCGAAAGCCTGATGCGGCAGGCGGATGTGGCCGAGGCCACGCGCGCGCTGCTCGCCAACCCGGTTCCCGTGGAGGGCGCGGCATGA
- the glp gene encoding gephyrin-like molybdotransferase Glp gives MSALIPVSQALDALFALITPLDPEDVPLRNAAGRVLARDAVARRDQPPFAASAMDGYALRGDEAQPGAQFEVVGGSAAGHGWTGRLGPGQAVRIFTGAPVPEGADRVVIQEDVTVYEGRITLLDSLGSGDNIRPAGGDFAVGDRMAAPRRLGPADVALAASMNLPELCVARQPEVAIIATGDELVLPGETPSPDQIIASNSFGLAAMFEAEGALVRMLPVARDTPEALTAVLELARGADMIVTIGGASVGDHDHVGSVMDALGMERAFYKIAMRPGKPLMCGRLGDAVMVGLPGNPVSSMVCGTLFVVPALRAMQGLPAAPVPTLTGQLAVATGRNGPREHYMRATLAVQGGTFRLTPENRQDSSLMTVLAGADCLVVRPPHAPAAPAGSEVPFIPLVPLAG, from the coding sequence ATGAGTGCGCTCATCCCGGTCTCGCAGGCGCTCGACGCGCTCTTCGCTCTGATCACGCCCCTGGACCCCGAGGACGTGCCCCTGCGCAATGCCGCGGGCCGGGTGCTGGCGCGCGATGCGGTGGCCCGGCGCGACCAGCCGCCCTTCGCCGCCTCGGCGATGGATGGCTACGCGCTGCGCGGGGATGAGGCGCAGCCGGGCGCACAGTTCGAGGTGGTCGGGGGCAGTGCCGCGGGCCATGGCTGGACCGGGCGGCTGGGCCCCGGCCAGGCGGTGCGCATCTTCACCGGGGCGCCGGTGCCCGAGGGCGCGGACCGCGTGGTGATCCAGGAGGATGTCACCGTCTACGAGGGCCGGATCACCCTGCTGGACAGTCTTGGCTCGGGCGACAACATCCGCCCCGCGGGGGGCGATTTCGCCGTGGGCGACCGGATGGCCGCGCCTCGGCGGCTCGGCCCCGCGGATGTGGCGCTGGCCGCGTCGATGAACCTGCCGGAGTTGTGCGTGGCGCGCCAGCCCGAGGTCGCGATCATCGCCACCGGGGACGAGCTGGTCCTGCCCGGCGAGACCCCTTCGCCGGACCAGATCATCGCGTCGAACAGCTTCGGCCTGGCCGCGATGTTCGAGGCCGAGGGCGCGCTGGTGCGGATGCTGCCCGTGGCCCGCGACACGCCCGAAGCCCTGACCGCCGTGCTGGAGCTTGCGCGCGGCGCGGACATGATCGTCACCATCGGCGGGGCCTCTGTGGGCGATCACGACCATGTCGGATCGGTCATGGATGCGCTGGGGATGGAGCGGGCGTTCTACAAGATCGCCATGCGGCCGGGAAAACCGCTGATGTGCGGGCGGCTCGGGGACGCGGTGATGGTGGGGCTGCCGGGCAATCCGGTCTCCTCCATGGTGTGCGGCACGCTCTTTGTCGTGCCCGCCCTGCGCGCCATGCAGGGCCTGCCCGCGGCCCCCGTGCCGACCCTGACAGGCCAGCTGGCGGTGGCGACCGGACGCAATGGCCCGCGGGAGCATTACATGCGCGCCACCCTCGCCGTGCAGGGCGGCACCTTCCGCCTCACCCCCGAGAACCGCCAGGACAGCAGCCTGATGACCGTGCTCGCAGGCGCCGATTGCCTCGTCGTTCGCCCGCCCCACGCCCCCGCCGCCCCCGCAGGCAGCGAAGTGCCCTTCATCCCCCTGGTGCCGCTCGCAGGCTGA
- the trpE gene encoding anthranilate synthase component I — protein MALTPSFDAFEAAHGRGENQVVYTRLAADLDTPVSLMLKLAGARKDSFMLESVTGGEVRGRYSVVGLKPDLIWECRGTGARINRSARFDAEAFEDIPGDPLAALRALIAESRIEMPDELPAIAAGLFGYLGYDMIRLVEHLPNVNPDPLGLPDAVLVRPSVVAVLDGVKGEVTVVSPVWANGSAGGGQSARAAYAQAAERVMDAVRDLERSAMAERRDLGEAAELGEPVSNFAHADYLAAVERAKDYIRAGDIFQVVPSQRWSQAFPLPPFALYRSLRRTNPSPFMFYFNFGGFQIVGASPEILVRVFGREVTIRPIAGTRPRGATPAEDDALEADLLADAKECAEHLMLLDLGRNDVGRVAKIGTVRPTEQFIIERYSHVMHIVSNVVGELSEEHDALSALLAGLPAGTVSGAPKVRAMEIIDELEPEKRGVYGGGCGYFAANGDMDMCIALRTAVVKDETLYIQAGGGVVYDSDPEAEFQETVNKAKAIRMAAQQAGLFAGPAGRNG, from the coding sequence ATGGCCCTGACCCCCAGTTTCGACGCCTTCGAGGCCGCCCATGGGCGCGGCGAGAACCAGGTGGTCTACACCCGGCTGGCGGCGGATCTGGACACGCCCGTGTCGCTGATGCTGAAGCTGGCGGGCGCGCGCAAGGACAGCTTCATGCTGGAATCCGTCACCGGCGGCGAGGTGCGCGGGCGCTACTCGGTAGTGGGGCTGAAGCCCGATCTGATCTGGGAGTGTCGCGGCACCGGTGCGCGGATCAACCGCTCCGCCCGGTTCGATGCGGAAGCGTTCGAAGACATCCCCGGCGACCCGCTGGCCGCATTGCGCGCGTTGATCGCCGAGAGCCGGATCGAGATGCCCGATGAGCTGCCCGCGATCGCGGCGGGGCTGTTCGGCTATCTGGGCTATGACATGATCCGGTTGGTGGAGCATCTGCCGAATGTGAACCCCGACCCGCTGGGCCTGCCGGACGCGGTGCTGGTGCGGCCCTCGGTGGTGGCGGTTCTGGACGGGGTGAAGGGCGAGGTCACGGTGGTCTCGCCGGTCTGGGCAAACGGTTCGGCGGGGGGCGGCCAATCGGCGCGGGCCGCTTATGCCCAGGCGGCGGAGCGGGTGATGGACGCGGTGCGCGATCTGGAACGCTCCGCCATGGCCGAACGGCGCGATCTGGGCGAGGCGGCCGAGCTCGGAGAGCCGGTCTCGAACTTCGCCCATGCCGATTACCTGGCCGCGGTGGAGCGCGCCAAGGACTACATCCGCGCCGGGGACATCTTCCAGGTGGTGCCGTCCCAGCGTTGGTCCCAGGCCTTCCCCCTGCCGCCCTTCGCGCTTTACCGCAGCTTGCGGCGAACAAACCCCTCGCCCTTCATGTTCTATTTCAACTTCGGCGGGTTCCAGATCGTGGGCGCCAGCCCCGAGATCCTGGTGCGGGTGTTCGGCCGCGAGGTGACGATCCGGCCGATCGCGGGCACCCGGCCACGGGGTGCGACACCGGCCGAGGATGACGCGCTGGAGGCGGATCTGCTGGCAGATGCCAAGGAATGCGCCGAGCACCTGATGCTGCTCGACCTGGGGCGCAACGATGTGGGCCGGGTCGCCAAGATCGGCACCGTGCGCCCGACCGAACAGTTCATCATCGAGCGTTATTCCCACGTGATGCATATCGTGTCGAACGTGGTGGGCGAACTGAGCGAGGAGCATGACGCGCTCTCGGCGCTGCTGGCGGGGTTGCCGGCGGGCACGGTCTCGGGCGCGCCCAAGGTGCGGGCGATGGAGATCATCGACGAGCTGGAGCCGGAAAAGCGCGGGGTCTATGGCGGGGGCTGCGGGTATTTCGCGGCCAATGGCGACATGGACATGTGCATCGCCCTGCGCACGGCGGTGGTCAAGGACGAGACGCTCTATATCCAGGCCGGGGGCGGCGTGGTCTATGACAGCGACCCGGAGGCGGAGTTCCAGGAGACGGTGAACAAGGCCAAGGCGATCCGGATGGCGGCGCAGCAGGCCGGGTTGTTCGCGGGGCCCGCCGGGCGGAACGGCTGA
- a CDS encoding divergent polysaccharide deacetylase family protein has translation MGRGILSGLFWGGAASMIVLMAASVYFPLRDISDRTAPRAPVRENVLLADPPPLPPGAEVQPSVAEPEPSVTTDRVAAPLQTPRPDSGPPPDAPAPAAPTVAEAPPAPPTDPAAPAGPGPELAETAPANVAQPAPGQAVPTAPGPDTPSATAPRMADVPPGLPVPGAVRDRAPGEALAALQTPLPVPEVAQEPGDLTGPAAILPAPGARQIGEAATRTPDRPADLPVPGTAAEPPVASAPVAPPRPPELAAEPSMPSGPPEPVELARPDSSPPRLALAPADLPLPPVAAAPMEASEPPVPAAGPLPADLRPAADTPAPPADDRRTALVVPPRELPRRLVLGSDQSFGTRGPGLSSRIPRIGETAAVAEADDPLTPEPEVPAPLGALARNALPFEGAEGVPRLALVLRATSDARAITDVLSRIADPVAVALDPTWPEADARAAELRAAGHEVLITLTGLPDPVEPRDIDTALAVHIARLPGAMGVWLPRTSPVFGDRELLRHLVAVLGDTGHGLVAPLSGLDAVGQEARAIGLPAISVGRVLGGSGEGEDALRRSLDQGALRAGADGQAVLLGETRAETLSALRDWSAAQDPDALRLAPISALLLAPGS, from the coding sequence ATGGGTAGAGGCATACTCTCGGGCCTGTTCTGGGGCGGTGCGGCCAGCATGATCGTGCTGATGGCCGCGTCGGTTTATTTTCCCCTGCGGGACATCAGCGACCGCACCGCGCCGCGCGCGCCGGTGCGCGAGAACGTGTTGCTCGCCGACCCGCCCCCCCTCCCGCCGGGGGCGGAGGTGCAGCCGAGCGTTGCGGAGCCTGAACCTTCCGTCACGACCGATCGTGTCGCGGCCCCGTTGCAGACCCCGCGTCCAGACAGCGGCCCGCCGCCCGATGCCCCTGCACCGGCCGCGCCGACGGTTGCCGAGGCGCCGCCCGCGCCGCCGACGGACCCCGCCGCGCCCGCTGGCCCGGGCCCGGAACTTGCCGAGACCGCCCCGGCGAATGTTGCGCAGCCCGCGCCCGGCCAAGCGGTCCCAACCGCGCCTGGGCCCGATACCCCGTCGGCCACCGCGCCGCGGATGGCCGACGTGCCGCCGGGCCTGCCGGTGCCCGGTGCCGTGCGCGACCGCGCCCCGGGAGAGGCGCTCGCAGCCCTGCAAACCCCTTTGCCGGTCCCCGAGGTTGCCCAGGAGCCGGGCGATTTGACGGGCCCTGCCGCGATCCTGCCCGCCCCCGGCGCGCGGCAAATCGGCGAGGCGGCGACGCGGACGCCGGACCGGCCCGCGGATCTGCCTGTGCCTGGCACGGCCGCCGAACCACCGGTCGCGTCGGCGCCTGTCGCGCCGCCCCGGCCGCCGGAGCTCGCCGCGGAGCCATCGATGCCGTCCGGCCCGCCGGAGCCGGTCGAGCTTGCCCGTCCCGACAGCTCGCCGCCGCGGCTGGCCCTGGCACCCGCAGACCTGCCGCTGCCTCCCGTGGCCGCGGCCCCCATGGAAGCGTCGGAGCCGCCCGTCCCGGCCGCAGGCCCTCTGCCCGCCGACCTGCGCCCGGCCGCCGACACGCCTGCACCGCCCGCCGACGACCGGCGCACGGCCCTGGTCGTGCCGCCGCGGGAGCTGCCCCGCCGTCTGGTGCTCGGCAGCGACCAGAGCTTCGGCACCCGCGGCCCTGGCCTGTCCTCGCGGATCCCCCGGATCGGCGAGACCGCCGCGGTGGCCGAGGCCGACGATCCCCTGACGCCAGAGCCGGAGGTGCCCGCGCCGCTTGGTGCCCTGGCCCGAAATGCGCTGCCTTTCGAAGGGGCGGAGGGTGTGCCGCGGCTCGCCCTGGTGCTGCGCGCGACCTCTGACGCGCGGGCGATCACCGATGTGCTGAGCCGGATCGCCGATCCCGTGGCCGTGGCGCTCGACCCGACATGGCCGGAGGCGGATGCGCGCGCGGCCGAGCTGCGCGCGGCGGGGCACGAGGTGCTGATCACCCTGACGGGGCTACCCGACCCGGTCGAGCCGCGCGACATCGATACCGCCCTCGCGGTCCATATCGCGCGCCTGCCGGGCGCGATGGGGGTCTGGCTGCCCCGGACGAGCCCGGTCTTCGGCGATCGGGAACTGCTGCGCCACCTGGTGGCGGTGTTGGGCGACACGGGCCACGGGCTGGTGGCGCCGCTCAGCGGGCTCGACGCGGTGGGGCAGGAGGCGCGGGCGATCGGTCTGCCCGCGATTTCGGTGGGCCGGGTCCTTGGCGGGTCCGGAGAGGGTGAGGACGCCCTGCGCAGAAGCCTCGACCAGGGGGCGTTGCGCGCCGGCGCGGACGGGCAGGCGGTCCTGCTGGGCGAGACCCGGGCCGAGACGCTGTCGGCCCTGCGCGACTGGAGCGCCGCGCAGGACCCGGATGCCTTGCGCCTTGCACCGATCTCCGCGCTTTTGCTGGCCCCGGGGTCCTAG
- a CDS encoding peptidylprolyl isomerase has protein sequence MKGKTSNFFMFILLGLLIVALAGFGISSFGGSNARVGSVGDTDITVDEYARALQTQLRAAGQQRGRAVSMAEARELGLDRQVLAQLVNTAAIDNEAAKLGVSVGDMRVAEQIQTIPAFSGIGGGFDREAYEFTLQQNNLSPEEFEADVRNEAARNLLQAAVIGGLRAPQAYTGTLYDFIAARRDFTWAEITPDLVALTQAMPTDAELRAFYDANPAAFTAPETREITYVLLSPEMMQDQVSPSEEDLRAAYDRAASVYVQPERRLLDRVVFGTEAQAAEAKAALDSGAQSFEELLAARDLSLEDVDLGEVARDDLDDAVAEVVFGDQETGIVGPVRTALGPALFRINAALAAQVTTFEEARDELTAALAGDAARRAVADEIEALDDLLAGGATLEELAADTPAELGELSLTATTTEGIAAYPEVRALANTLSEGDFPEIETLDDGGVFALRLDEVVPPRLLPFDEVREDVVAGWEAQRLQDALSAEAARVAEALRGGESFADQGLERQVETGLTREAFIEGTPPALVTDVFALEAEGDVALVPGNGVVIVAQLTAILPPDTEDPDAAFLRNVLDQSISQTLAEDVFTAYATAIQQEAGITINQSTINGIHAQFP, from the coding sequence ATGAAGGGTAAAACCTCCAACTTCTTCATGTTCATCCTGCTGGGCCTGCTGATCGTGGCGCTGGCGGGGTTCGGCATTTCCAGCTTCGGCGGCTCGAACGCGCGCGTGGGCTCGGTGGGCGACACCGACATCACCGTGGATGAGTACGCCCGGGCCTTGCAGACCCAGCTGCGCGCCGCCGGTCAGCAGCGCGGGCGCGCGGTCTCCATGGCCGAGGCGCGGGAGCTGGGGCTCGACCGGCAGGTGCTGGCACAGCTGGTCAACACGGCGGCCATCGACAACGAGGCGGCGAAGCTGGGCGTCAGCGTGGGGGATATGCGCGTGGCCGAGCAGATCCAGACGATCCCCGCCTTTTCCGGGATCGGCGGCGGCTTCGACCGGGAGGCGTACGAGTTCACCCTGCAGCAAAACAACCTCTCCCCCGAGGAATTCGAGGCCGACGTGCGCAACGAGGCCGCGCGCAACCTGCTGCAGGCGGCGGTGATCGGCGGGCTGCGCGCGCCGCAGGCCTATACCGGTACGCTGTATGACTTCATCGCCGCGCGGCGGGACTTCACCTGGGCCGAGATCACGCCGGACCTGGTGGCCCTGACCCAGGCGATGCCAACGGATGCGGAACTGCGCGCGTTCTACGACGCGAACCCGGCGGCCTTCACCGCGCCCGAGACGCGCGAGATCACCTACGTGCTGCTGAGCCCGGAGATGATGCAGGACCAGGTCTCGCCCTCCGAGGAGGATCTGCGCGCGGCCTATGACCGGGCCGCGTCGGTCTATGTCCAGCCCGAGCGCCGCCTGTTGGATCGCGTCGTCTTCGGCACCGAGGCGCAAGCCGCCGAGGCCAAGGCCGCCCTCGACAGCGGCGCGCAGAGCTTCGAAGAGCTCCTGGCCGCGCGCGATCTGAGCCTGGAGGATGTGGATCTCGGCGAGGTGGCGCGCGACGATCTCGACGACGCGGTGGCAGAGGTCGTTTTCGGCGATCAGGAGACCGGAATCGTCGGGCCGGTGCGCACGGCCCTGGGCCCGGCCCTGTTCCGGATCAACGCGGCCCTGGCCGCCCAGGTCACCACCTTCGAAGAGGCGCGCGACGAGCTGACCGCCGCGCTGGCGGGCGATGCCGCCCGCCGGGCCGTGGCCGACGAAATCGAGGCGCTTGATGATCTGCTGGCCGGGGGCGCCACGCTCGAAGAGCTGGCCGCCGACACGCCGGCGGAGCTGGGCGAGCTGTCGCTGACGGCGACCACCACCGAGGGCATCGCCGCCTATCCGGAAGTGCGCGCCCTGGCCAACACCCTGAGCGAGGGCGATTTTCCCGAAATCGAGACCCTCGACGACGGCGGTGTCTTTGCCCTGCGGCTCGACGAGGTCGTGCCCCCCCGGCTTTTGCCCTTCGACGAGGTGCGGGAGGATGTGGTGGCGGGCTGGGAGGCGCAGCGCCTGCAAGACGCGCTGAGCGCGGAGGCCGCGCGCGTGGCCGAGGCCCTGCGCGGCGGCGAGAGCTTCGCCGACCAGGGCCTGGAGCGGCAGGTGGAGACCGGCCTGACCCGGGAGGCCTTCATCGAGGGCACGCCCCCGGCACTGGTCACCGATGTCTTCGCGCTGGAGGCCGAAGGCGACGTGGCGCTCGTGCCCGGCAACGGCGTGGTGATCGTGGCCCAGCTGACCGCGATCCTGCCGCCGGATACCGAGGACCCGGATGCGGCGTTCCTGCGCAACGTGCTGGACCAGAGCATTTCCCAGACCCTGGCCGAGGATGTGTTCACCGCCTATGCCACCGCGATCCAGCAGGAGGCCGGGATCACCATCAACCAGAGCACGATCAACGGCATTCACGCCCAGTTCCCCTGA
- the lexA gene encoding transcriptional repressor LexA, whose translation MLTRKQIELLEFIHKRLQRDGVPPSFDEMKDALDLRSKSGIHRLITALEERGFIRRLAHKARAIEIVKLPEALMGSMQGGFAPQVIDGDRLDPPVGAMPVSGIHAVELPVMGKIAAGTPIEAISEVSHTVAVPGQMMRQDAEHYALEVKGDSMINAGINNGDIVVIRETSVAESGDIVVALVDGHEATLKTLRKRGNAIALEAANPAYETRVYPAEMVRVQGKLVGLIRSY comes from the coding sequence ATGCTGACCAGAAAGCAGATCGAATTGCTGGAGTTCATTCACAAGCGATTGCAACGCGACGGGGTGCCCCCGTCCTTCGACGAAATGAAAGACGCGCTGGACCTGCGGTCGAAATCGGGAATCCACCGGTTGATCACGGCGCTCGAGGAACGCGGATTCATCCGCAGGCTCGCGCACAAGGCACGGGCGATCGAGATTGTGAAATTGCCCGAGGCCCTGATGGGATCGATGCAGGGCGGGTTCGCCCCGCAGGTGATCGACGGTGACCGTCTGGACCCACCCGTCGGGGCGATGCCGGTGTCGGGCATTCACGCGGTGGAGTTGCCCGTGATGGGCAAGATCGCCGCCGGCACACCGATCGAGGCGATCAGCGAAGTGTCCCATACGGTGGCCGTGCCCGGGCAGATGATGCGCCAGGACGCGGAGCATTACGCGCTGGAGGTGAAGGGCGACTCGATGATCAATGCCGGGATCAACAATGGCGACATCGTGGTGATCCGGGAGACGAGTGTTGCCGAGAGCGGAGATATCGTGGTCGCACTTGTCGACGGGCACGAGGCGACGCTGAAGACCCTGCGCAAGCGCGGTAACGCGATCGCGCTGGAGGCGGCGAACCCCGCCTATGAAACACGGGTCTACCCGGCCGAAATGGTGCGGGTGCAGGGCAAGCTGGTCGGGCTGATCCGCTCCTACTGA
- the moaC gene encoding cyclic pyranopterin monophosphate synthase MoaC: MSGLTHFDAQGAAHMVDVSDKEVTDRVAIARGAVRMAPETLAMIEGGRAKKGDVLAVARLAGIMGAKKTADLIPLCHPLPITKVALELVPDADLPGVRIEATVKTSGQTGVEMEALTAVSVAALTIYDMVKAVDKAMQLTDIRLAFKDGGKSGRFEAE; the protein is encoded by the coding sequence ATGAGCGGTCTGACCCATTTCGACGCCCAGGGGGCGGCCCATATGGTCGATGTGTCCGACAAGGAAGTGACCGACCGGGTGGCGATTGCCCGCGGCGCGGTGCGCATGGCGCCCGAAACCCTCGCAATGATCGAGGGCGGGCGCGCCAAGAAGGGCGACGTGCTGGCCGTGGCGCGGCTGGCGGGGATCATGGGGGCCAAGAAGACCGCCGATCTGATCCCGCTGTGTCATCCCCTGCCGATCACCAAGGTCGCGCTGGAGCTGGTGCCGGACGCCGATCTGCCCGGCGTGCGGATCGAGGCGACGGTCAAGACCTCGGGCCAGACCGGGGTGGAGATGGAGGCGCTGACCGCGGTGTCGGTCGCGGCCCTGACGATCTACGACATGGTGAAAGCCGTGGACAAGGCGATGCAGCTGACCGACATCCGGCTGGCGTTCAAGGATGGCGGCAAGTCCGGGCGTTTCGAAGCCGAATGA
- the trpD gene encoding anthranilate phosphoribosyltransferase gives MSDALKPLIGAAADRPLTRAEAEAAFEILFEGEATPSQMGGLLMALRTRGETVAEYAAAAAVMRAKCNAVRAPEGAMDIVGTGGDGKGTLNISTATAFVVAGAGVPVAKHGNRNLSSKSGAADALAQMGIEVMVGPAVVERALSEIGIAFMMAPMHHPAIRHVMPTRAELGTRTMFNILGPLTNPAGVKRQLTGAFSRDLIRPMAETLAALGSDVAWLVHGSDGTDELTITGVSWVAGLSDGAVTEFEVHPEEAGLPVHPFEAILGGTPEENGAAFRALLAGEASAYRDAVLLNAAAALKVAGRVTALPDGVMLAAEAIDSGAALAKVQGLAQITSEAT, from the coding sequence ATGAGCGACGCGCTGAAACCCCTGATCGGGGCCGCCGCCGACCGTCCCCTGACCCGGGCGGAGGCCGAGGCGGCCTTCGAGATCCTGTTCGAGGGCGAGGCGACGCCGAGCCAGATGGGCGGGCTGCTGATGGCGCTGCGTACGCGCGGCGAGACGGTGGCGGAATACGCAGCCGCGGCCGCGGTGATGCGCGCCAAATGCAATGCAGTGCGCGCGCCCGAAGGCGCGATGGACATCGTCGGCACCGGGGGCGACGGCAAGGGGACGCTGAACATCTCCACCGCGACGGCCTTCGTGGTGGCGGGCGCGGGCGTGCCCGTGGCCAAGCATGGCAACCGCAATCTCAGCTCGAAATCCGGGGCGGCGGATGCGCTGGCGCAGATGGGGATCGAGGTCATGGTCGGCCCGGCGGTGGTCGAGCGGGCGTTGTCGGAGATCGGCATCGCCTTCATGATGGCGCCGATGCACCACCCGGCGATCCGGCACGTCATGCCCACGCGGGCCGAGCTGGGCACGCGGACCATGTTCAACATCCTCGGCCCCCTGACCAACCCGGCAGGCGTCAAGCGGCAGCTGACCGGCGCGTTCTCCCGCGACCTGATCCGGCCCATGGCCGAGACCCTGGCGGCGCTCGGCTCGGACGTGGCCTGGCTGGTTCACGGCTCGGACGGCACCGACGAGCTGACGATTACGGGCGTGTCCTGGGTGGCGGGGCTGTCGGACGGGGCGGTGACCGAGTTCGAGGTCCATCCCGAAGAGGCCGGCTTGCCGGTCCATCCGTTCGAGGCCATCCTCGGGGGCACGCCCGAGGAAAACGGCGCCGCCTTCCGCGCGCTTCTGGCCGGGGAGGCGTCGGCCTACCGAGACGCGGTGCTCTTGAACGCCGCGGCGGCACTGAAGGTCGCGGGGCGCGTCACCGCCCTGCCCGATGGCGTGATGCTGGCGGCGGAGGCGATCGACAGCGGCGCGGCCCTGGCCAAGGTGCAGGGGCTGGCACAGATCACATCGGAGGCGACATGA